The following coding sequences are from one uncultured Bacteroides sp. window:
- a CDS encoding TonB-dependent receptor — protein MKQVNLRIYRMILPLLLGMFLSIGAYAQQMSVRGHVKDATGEPVIGANVLVKGTTDGTITDLDGNFVLNAPHNSILVISFVGYKTVEVPVTKSVMVTLEDDAVMLNEAVIIGYGTVKKNDMTGSVTAIKPDKLNRGLTTNAQDLMTGKIAGVNVISTGGAPGAGATIRIRGGSSLNASNDPLIIIDGLAMDNEGVKGLSNPLSMVNPNDIETFTVLKDASATAIYGSRASNGVIIITTKKGAAGAKPSVSYNGNVSMSTVKKTLDVLNADEYRSFIKSIYGENGDEYATLGSADTDWQDEIFRTALSTDHDVTISGGLKNMPYRISMGYTNQNGIIKTSNFERYTASLNIAPSFLNGFLKFNGNLKAMLAKTRYADGGVVGAAVSFDPTQPVRANTSDSGIDYQKFFDGYFQWTTNATSLNDPSWTRTYNSLAPANPVATLEQKDDRATSKSLLGNLEVDYKVHFLPDLHIHMNGGMDLSTGKQDTDISPYSASNNYYGSYGWEKIDKYNLSFNSYAQYTKKLGVHHLDAMLGYEWQHFHREKSSSYNGFYQQTNTETPGEIYNLTTKEFATESFLVSFFGRLNYSLLDRYLFTATVRRDGSSRFLKKNRWGTFPSFALGWKIKEESFMKNVDFLSDLKLRLGYGITGQQNIGSDYSYFASYAANKDGAYYPIGFGDGATYRPDAYNENLKWEKTTTYNAGLDFAFLNGRITASADYYYRKTDDLLNFVYVAAGTNFKNQVNSNVGSLENRGLEFSTTAKAITTRNLTWDLGFNFTYNKNKITKLTAGDSDGYYVTAGGISAGTGNTIQAHSVGHPASSFYVYQQVYDANNKPIENLFVDRNGDGIVNESDRYFYKKPAADVLMGFTSKVVYKAWDFSFSLRASLNNYVYNDVEAGRANMSALYAPSGFLTNRPTMVVANNFQGIGNYYMSDYYVQNASFLKCDNITLGYSFKSLFGLKITGRAYAAVSNVFTITDYKGLDPEVQKKDAAGILNAGIDRDVYPRPLVSLIGLSLNF, from the coding sequence ATGAAGCAAGTAAATCTTAGAATCTATCGAATGATTCTTCCCCTACTTTTAGGGATGTTCTTGTCAATTGGCGCTTACGCACAGCAAATGTCTGTCAGAGGACATGTGAAAGATGCAACAGGAGAGCCGGTGATTGGTGCTAATGTCTTGGTGAAAGGTACTACAGATGGAACGATTACCGATTTAGATGGTAACTTTGTTCTTAATGCGCCCCATAACTCTATTCTTGTTATTTCATTTGTAGGTTATAAAACTGTTGAAGTTCCTGTGACAAAATCAGTAATGGTTACTCTTGAGGATGATGCGGTCATGCTTAACGAGGCCGTTATTATTGGTTATGGAACAGTGAAGAAAAATGATATGACAGGTTCTGTAACGGCAATAAAACCGGATAAGTTAAATAGAGGATTAACGACTAATGCTCAGGATTTGATGACTGGTAAGATAGCCGGTGTGAATGTTATCTCTACCGGCGGAGCTCCTGGTGCAGGTGCTACTATCCGTATTCGTGGAGGTTCTTCACTGAACGCCAGCAATGATCCATTGATTATTATTGATGGTTTAGCTATGGATAACGAAGGTGTAAAAGGTCTTTCTAATCCTTTATCAATGGTTAATCCTAATGATATTGAAACTTTCACTGTTTTAAAAGATGCTTCTGCTACTGCTATCTATGGTTCACGTGCATCCAATGGTGTTATTATCATCACAACTAAAAAGGGAGCTGCCGGAGCAAAACCGAGCGTGAGTTATAATGGAAATGTTTCGATGAGCACTGTTAAGAAAACACTTGATGTACTGAATGCTGATGAATATCGTTCTTTTATTAAAAGTATATATGGTGAGAACGGTGATGAATATGCTACTCTAGGCTCTGCTGATACAGACTGGCAAGATGAGATTTTTCGTACAGCTCTTAGTACAGATCATGACGTCACAATATCAGGAGGTTTGAAAAATATGCCATACCGCATATCTATGGGATATACAAATCAAAATGGTATTATCAAAACGTCCAATTTTGAACGTTATACGGCATCTTTAAATATAGCCCCTTCTTTCTTAAATGGCTTTTTGAAGTTTAATGGAAACTTGAAGGCGATGTTGGCAAAAACTCGCTACGCTGATGGTGGAGTTGTGGGTGCTGCAGTAAGCTTTGATCCTACACAGCCTGTAAGAGCAAATACTTCAGACTCAGGAATCGATTATCAGAAATTTTTTGATGGCTATTTTCAGTGGACAACAAACGCTACTTCTTTGAATGATCCTAGCTGGACACGTACTTATAATTCATTGGCTCCTGCCAACCCTGTTGCTACGTTAGAACAGAAAGATGATCGAGCTACTTCTAAATCGTTGTTAGGTAACTTGGAAGTGGATTATAAGGTTCACTTTCTTCCTGACTTGCATATTCACATGAATGGTGGTATGGATCTTTCTACAGGTAAACAAGATACGGATATCAGCCCGTATTCGGCTTCAAATAACTATTATGGTAGTTATGGTTGGGAAAAGATAGATAAATATAATTTGTCTTTCAACTCTTATGCTCAATATACCAAAAAGCTGGGTGTTCATCACTTAGATGCAATGCTTGGTTATGAATGGCAACATTTTCACCGCGAAAAATCTTCTTCTTATAATGGCTTTTATCAGCAAACAAACACTGAGACTCCAGGAGAAATCTATAATCTGACTACAAAGGAATTTGCAACAGAGAGTTTCCTAGTCTCTTTCTTTGGTCGTCTAAATTATTCACTTCTCGACAGATATTTGTTTACTGCTACTGTACGTCGAGATGGTTCTTCTCGTTTTCTTAAAAAGAATCGTTGGGGTACATTCCCCTCCTTCGCTTTAGGTTGGAAAATTAAGGAAGAATCATTTATGAAGAATGTAGACTTTCTTTCAGACTTAAAACTTCGCTTAGGATACGGTATTACCGGTCAGCAGAATATAGGATCGGATTATTCCTATTTTGCTTCTTATGCAGCGAATAAAGATGGCGCATATTATCCCATTGGTTTTGGAGATGGAGCTACTTACAGACCCGATGCATATAACGAAAACCTGAAGTGGGAAAAAACAACTACTTATAATGCTGGTCTTGACTTTGCCTTCCTCAATGGACGCATAACTGCATCGGCAGATTATTATTATCGCAAGACAGACGACTTACTGAATTTTGTATATGTGGCAGCTGGCACAAATTTCAAGAATCAGGTCAACTCTAATGTGGGTTCTTTAGAAAATAGAGGTTTAGAGTTCTCTACTACTGCCAAAGCGATTACTACTAGAAATCTTACTTGGGATTTAGGCTTTAACTTTACCTATAATAAGAATAAAATAACAAAATTAACTGCTGGAGATAGTGACGGCTACTACGTAACAGCAGGGGGCATATCTGCTGGTACAGGTAATACGATACAGGCTCATTCAGTTGGCCATCCTGCCTCTTCATTCTATGTTTATCAACAAGTTTATGATGCCAATAATAAGCCCATCGAAAATCTTTTTGTAGATCGTAATGGTGACGGTATTGTGAATGAAAGTGATAGGTATTTCTATAAAAAACCAGCAGCGGATGTTTTGATGGGATTTACCTCTAAGGTTGTTTATAAAGCATGGGACTTTAGTTTTTCACTGCGTGCCAGTCTGAATAATTATGTGTACAATGATGTGGAAGCGGGGCGTGCTAATATGAGTGCACTATATGCACCTTCAGGCTTCCTCACCAATCGCCCAACGATGGTGGTAGCTAACAACTTTCAGGGAATAGGGAACTATTATATGTCCGATTATTATGTGCAGAATGCTTCTTTCCTGAAATGTGATAATATAACGCTTGGCTATAGTTTCAAAAGCTTGTTTGGATTGAAAATTACTGGTCGCGCTTATGCAGCGGTATCTAATGTGTTTACCATTACCGACTATAAAGGTTTGGATCCGGAGGTACAGAAAAAAGATGCTGCCGGAATACTAAACGCAGGTATAGATAGAGATGTTTATCCTCGTCCACTTGTTTCGCTGATAGGCTTAAGCCTTAATTTCTAA
- a CDS encoding SLC45 family MFS transporter gives MKVKPDLSFWKLWNISFGFFGVQIAYALQSANISRIFATLGADPHNLSYFWILPPLAGIIVQPLIGSASDKTWTRFGRRIPYLFVGSFIAVLVMCLLPNAGSFGMAISTAMIFGVVSLMFLDTSVNMAMQPFKMLVGDMVNEKQKGLAYSIQSFLCNAGSLVGYLFPFIFTWIGISNIADKGTVPDSVIYSFYIGAAILLLCVIYTVAKVKEMPPKEFEAFHGITASEKKEKTDFISLLKHAPKVFWTVGLVQFFCWAAFMYMWTYTNGAIADTVWHTTNAQSEGYQEAGNWVGVLFAVQAIGSVIWAVVLPLFKSRKKAYSLSLILGGVGFISTLYFHNQYLLFISYVLIGCAWAAMLAMPFTILTNSISGKNMGAYLGLFNGTICLPQIAAALVGGGLLHLVSGRQVHMLVIAGFLLIFGAICVYFVKETVAHKEEAS, from the coding sequence ATGAAAGTAAAACCTGATTTAAGTTTCTGGAAGCTATGGAACATTAGTTTCGGTTTTTTCGGCGTTCAAATTGCCTATGCGCTACAAAGCGCCAATATTAGTCGAATATTTGCCACATTAGGTGCAGACCCTCATAACCTCAGCTACTTTTGGATTCTTCCTCCATTGGCAGGAATCATTGTTCAACCCCTCATCGGATCAGCAAGCGATAAAACTTGGACTCGCTTCGGACGAAGAATACCTTATCTATTTGTAGGCTCATTTATAGCTGTTTTGGTCATGTGCTTGTTACCTAATGCGGGTAGTTTCGGAATGGCTATCAGTACCGCTATGATTTTCGGAGTTGTTTCACTAATGTTTTTGGACACTTCTGTGAACATGGCCATGCAACCGTTTAAAATGTTAGTGGGTGACATGGTTAATGAGAAACAAAAGGGCTTGGCTTATTCTATCCAAAGTTTTCTCTGCAATGCAGGAAGCCTCGTGGGCTATCTCTTTCCTTTTATTTTCACATGGATTGGTATCAGCAACATAGCCGATAAAGGTACGGTACCCGATTCTGTAATCTATTCTTTCTACATTGGTGCTGCAATCTTATTACTCTGCGTCATTTATACCGTAGCAAAAGTCAAAGAGATGCCTCCCAAAGAGTTTGAAGCTTTTCATGGAATAACGGCAAGCGAAAAGAAAGAAAAGACGGACTTTATATCCCTACTGAAGCACGCACCCAAAGTGTTTTGGACCGTCGGACTAGTACAGTTTTTCTGTTGGGCAGCCTTCATGTATATGTGGACATACACCAACGGTGCCATTGCAGATACTGTGTGGCACACCACAAATGCTCAGAGTGAAGGCTATCAGGAAGCAGGCAACTGGGTTGGAGTTCTTTTTGCTGTTCAAGCCATCGGTTCAGTGATATGGGCAGTAGTATTGCCTCTGTTCAAATCGCGCAAAAAAGCTTATTCTCTCAGTCTTATACTAGGAGGCGTCGGGTTTATTTCCACCCTCTATTTTCATAACCAGTATCTGCTCTTTATCTCTTATGTCCTCATTGGTTGTGCTTGGGCGGCAATGCTAGCTATGCCTTTCACCATCTTAACCAACTCCATATCAGGCAAAAATATGGGAGCCTATTTAGGACTATTCAATGGCACCATCTGTCTGCCTCAAATTGCTGCAGCATTGGTCGGTGGCGGATTACTCCATTTGGTAAGCGGGCGACAAGTACACATGCTTGTTATAGCTGGATTTCTACTAATCTTTGGAGCAATTTGCGTCTATTTTGTAAAGGAGACTGTAGCGCATAAAGAAGAGGCAAGCTAA
- a CDS encoding SusF/SusE family outer membrane protein — translation MKKINILASLLLGLTLFTACDDDRTSNPTFQQPTTFVLNTPAYATAVYDLEKSASVELTCSQPDYGFTAPTIYTAQVSLTNDFSTDGAYLTLPSTYTSAKMNVSASEIARAATNLALSNGKAEDEFPITTKLYVRLKAALTDGKGEIYSNAIALDNVRVYFALDPVVLPATMNIIGDDLGDANPVEMVPVNGNAGMFWHIVYVPAGGKLKFNIAKTYDGGEFGTSATLVDNATAGLSGDGDIVVANAGWYLVVVKSTIVNRDINYTVEFNKPTVYLLGETVGTWDLLGDNKFTVPADGTSYFVSPPFQFTKEVRMCVKLGDLDWWRSEFIMFDDGVISYRGAGNDQERYVGSAGKKVYLNFMTGKGKYE, via the coding sequence ATGAAAAAAATAAATATTCTGGCATCTTTGCTTTTAGGATTGACTCTCTTCACAGCTTGTGATGATGATAGAACTTCAAATCCTACTTTTCAGCAGCCAACAACATTTGTATTGAATACTCCTGCTTATGCTACGGCTGTCTATGATCTAGAGAAATCTGCAAGTGTGGAACTAACTTGTTCTCAACCGGATTACGGGTTTACTGCTCCTACTATTTATACAGCTCAAGTGTCGCTGACTAATGATTTTTCGACTGACGGGGCTTATTTGACATTGCCTAGTACTTATACCAGTGCCAAAATGAATGTTAGTGCTTCTGAGATAGCTAGAGCAGCAACTAATTTGGCTTTATCCAATGGTAAAGCGGAGGATGAATTTCCTATTACAACAAAACTTTATGTGCGTCTCAAAGCTGCCTTGACAGATGGGAAAGGAGAAATTTATTCTAATGCGATTGCGTTAGATAATGTACGTGTCTATTTTGCTCTTGATCCTGTGGTATTGCCGGCAACTATGAATATTATTGGTGATGATTTGGGTGATGCGAACCCTGTTGAGATGGTACCTGTTAATGGTAATGCCGGAATGTTTTGGCATATTGTATATGTACCTGCTGGTGGTAAGCTGAAATTTAATATTGCTAAAACGTATGATGGCGGTGAGTTTGGTACATCGGCTACATTGGTTGATAATGCAACTGCCGGACTGAGTGGTGATGGTGATATTGTTGTAGCTAATGCCGGATGGTATCTGGTAGTGGTTAAATCTACGATCGTTAATCGTGATATTAATTATACTGTTGAGTTTAATAAACCTACAGTATACCTGCTTGGTGAGACTGTAGGAACATGGGATCTCCTTGGAGATAATAAATTTACAGTTCCTGCTGATGGAACTAGTTACTTTGTTTCACCTCCGTTTCAATTTACAAAGGAAGTTCGCATGTGTGTGAAACTGGGTGATCTCGATTGGTGGAGATCAGAGTTTATCATGTTTGATGATGGAGTGATCTCTTATCGTGGAGCAGGTAACGACCAGGAACGTTATGTTGGCAGTGCGGGTAAAAAAGTTTATCTGAACTTTATGACGGGTAAGGGTAAATATGAATAG
- a CDS encoding LacI family DNA-binding transcriptional regulator → MNKPQITIKDIARALGVSPSTVSRALKDNPDISLETREIIHKYAHEHNYKPNALALNLRTSRSNTIGVIVPQLVHHFFSCVLSGIEKTATDAGYNILVAQSNEEYEQEVKIVHSFLATRVCGVITSLAKDTSQYDHYQELLDNNIPIVFYDRICTGINTERVVVDDYAGAFSAVEYMIQTGCKRIFFYSSLPHLEISKNRRNGYLDAMKKYKIPVDNSMIKLCDTREQAIAITPDLLEKQERPDAFFAINDETASGILYACKLVGMKVPEEVSICGFTDGAIAQSTDPKLTTVEQHGQEVGESAIDILIHKIEGKMEDKRGSNRIVKTNLLVRGTTK, encoded by the coding sequence ATGAATAAACCTCAAATCACGATTAAAGATATTGCCCGTGCATTGGGCGTTTCGCCCTCTACGGTATCCAGAGCACTGAAAGACAATCCTGATATCAGCCTGGAAACCAGAGAGATTATACATAAGTACGCGCACGAACATAATTATAAGCCCAATGCTTTGGCACTGAACTTACGCACTAGTCGCTCCAATACTATCGGCGTGATTGTTCCTCAGCTAGTTCATCATTTCTTTTCGTGCGTACTGAGTGGAATTGAAAAAACAGCTACGGACGCAGGGTATAATATCCTCGTAGCTCAAAGCAATGAAGAGTATGAACAGGAAGTTAAAATTGTCCATTCTTTTCTTGCCACAAGGGTCTGCGGAGTTATCACTTCACTAGCCAAGGACACTTCTCAGTACGATCATTACCAAGAATTACTTGACAATAATATTCCCATCGTTTTCTACGATCGTATTTGCACAGGCATCAATACCGAAAGAGTGGTAGTAGATGACTACGCCGGGGCCTTTTCTGCGGTAGAATATATGATTCAGACAGGATGTAAACGAATATTTTTTTATAGCAGCCTGCCTCATTTAGAAATATCCAAGAACAGGCGCAACGGCTATCTTGATGCCATGAAGAAATATAAAATTCCGGTAGACAATTCAATGATAAAACTTTGCGATACTCGTGAACAAGCTATAGCCATTACTCCTGATCTATTGGAGAAACAAGAGCGTCCTGACGCTTTTTTTGCCATTAACGACGAAACAGCTAGCGGCATTCTATATGCATGTAAACTTGTTGGCATGAAAGTTCCCGAAGAAGTATCTATTTGCGGATTCACAGACGGAGCTATCGCTCAAAGTACTGACCCAAAGCTAACTACGGTTGAACAACATGGACAAGAAGTTGGTGAAAGTGCTATTGATATTCTCATTCATAAGATAGAGGGAAAAATGGAAGATAAAAGAGGGTCTAACAGAATTGTAAAAACAAACCTACTAGTGAGAGGAACCACTAAATAG
- a CDS encoding family 65 glycosyl hydrolase domain-containing protein: MKKILQTDEWNIVETNFHPDSLRASESIFSLGNGRIGQRGNFEEDYSSDTLQGSYLAGIAFLDKTCVGWWKNGYPKFFSRIPNAPNWSSISVRLIDEELDLALWDVESFERRLNMKEGISYRDFEATSPRGHTLKVHVEHINSMANQNLCLIKYSVTSVNYEGKISLLPLLNGDVKYESSNFNEKMWNILRAEAKSEYAYLWTQTRHEDAQVSCSMTYQLYKNSTEVNTNPIKIEKEKLTGFSIGADVKPGERITLVKYTAIVSSLYCDRQQLVEQSVAESKEAKNKGWDALLQEHKEVWDEIWKETDVVIDGDPEAQQGIRFNIFQLNQSYRGDDPRLNIGSKGFTGEKYGGNTYWNTELCCVPFFLLSGSKEIAKNLLLYRYRHLPKAIENAKRLGFKNGAALYPMVTISGDECHNEWEITFEEIHRNSIIAYAISLYTTMTGSKDYLAHYGLEVMIAISRFWSQRVSFSEAKQKYVLLGVTGPNEYENNVDNNWYTNYSCVQCLQSTLEYLETIADEYPDEYARVRRTTSFEYSETGRWKEIIANMYLPEDKKQGILVQHDGYLDKELKTVDDIPASERPINQHWSWDRILRSCYIKQSDVLLGLYLYYPHFDTDTIRRNFLFYEPKTLHESSLSPYLHSILAARIGEMDKAYSLFLHATRLDLDDYNNELEQGLHITSMAGSWLAIVRGFAGMQIEESMLSFTPRIPDKWNSCSFNIYFRGRTLNLFMDKNQTSFSLITGENIEVLIYDQKHLISQEQSLSIPMLKTAPTH; encoded by the coding sequence ATGAAAAAAATCCTTCAGACAGATGAATGGAATATCGTCGAAACAAACTTCCATCCCGACAGCTTACGTGCATCAGAGAGTATCTTTAGTCTAGGTAACGGACGGATCGGGCAACGGGGTAATTTTGAAGAAGATTATAGCAGTGATACTCTTCAAGGTTCTTATTTGGCGGGAATTGCTTTTCTTGATAAAACATGTGTAGGCTGGTGGAAAAACGGCTATCCGAAGTTCTTTTCACGTATACCGAATGCTCCCAATTGGAGTTCCATTTCTGTGAGACTGATTGATGAGGAACTAGACCTGGCACTATGGGATGTGGAAAGTTTTGAGAGGAGACTCAATATGAAAGAAGGAATCTCTTATCGTGATTTTGAGGCTACTTCACCCCGTGGGCATACGCTGAAAGTGCATGTGGAACATATTAACAGTATGGCCAATCAAAATTTATGCCTCATCAAATATAGTGTGACTTCAGTTAATTACGAAGGAAAAATATCTCTACTTCCTTTGCTCAATGGTGATGTGAAATATGAATCGTCTAACTTCAACGAGAAGATGTGGAATATTTTACGTGCCGAAGCAAAATCAGAATATGCATACTTGTGGACGCAGACAAGACATGAAGATGCTCAGGTTAGTTGCTCCATGACTTACCAATTATATAAAAACAGCACAGAAGTTAATACGAATCCGATTAAAATAGAAAAGGAAAAACTAACCGGATTCAGCATTGGTGCTGACGTGAAACCGGGAGAACGAATTACATTGGTTAAATATACGGCTATCGTAAGTTCCTTGTACTGTGACAGACAGCAACTCGTAGAGCAATCTGTAGCCGAAAGCAAGGAAGCCAAAAATAAAGGATGGGACGCTCTATTGCAGGAACACAAAGAGGTATGGGACGAGATATGGAAGGAGACTGATGTAGTGATTGATGGGGATCCGGAAGCTCAACAAGGTATTCGTTTTAATATTTTTCAGCTCAACCAGAGTTACAGAGGAGATGATCCGCGACTGAATATCGGCTCAAAGGGCTTCACCGGAGAAAAGTATGGCGGAAATACGTATTGGAATACAGAGCTTTGCTGCGTTCCCTTCTTCTTGTTATCAGGTTCTAAAGAGATAGCTAAAAACTTGTTGCTTTATAGGTATAGGCATCTTCCAAAAGCCATTGAGAATGCCAAAAGATTAGGATTTAAGAACGGAGCTGCTCTTTATCCGATGGTCACCATCAGCGGAGATGAGTGTCACAATGAATGGGAAATAACTTTTGAAGAGATTCACCGAAACAGCATCATTGCTTATGCTATATCGCTCTACACCACCATGACGGGAAGCAAAGATTATTTAGCTCACTACGGACTGGAAGTAATGATTGCCATTAGCCGTTTCTGGAGTCAACGGGTTTCTTTCTCAGAAGCGAAACAAAAATATGTATTGCTTGGAGTAACAGGCCCTAACGAGTATGAAAACAATGTGGATAATAACTGGTACACGAACTATTCATGTGTACAATGCTTACAGTCGACTCTTGAATATTTGGAAACGATAGCTGATGAATATCCTGATGAATATGCACGCGTCCGCAGAACGACGAGCTTTGAGTATTCTGAAACAGGCCGATGGAAAGAGATCATTGCTAATATGTACTTACCGGAAGATAAAAAACAGGGTATCTTAGTACAGCACGATGGATATCTAGATAAAGAACTAAAGACAGTAGACGATATTCCGGCTTCTGAACGTCCCATCAATCAGCATTGGTCGTGGGATCGCATTCTAAGATCCTGCTATATCAAGCAAAGTGATGTTCTATTAGGATTATATTTGTACTACCCTCATTTCGATACCGATACCATTCGCCGCAACTTTCTGTTCTATGAACCTAAAACATTACACGAGTCGTCTCTATCACCATATCTACATTCTATTCTCGCAGCTAGAATAGGAGAAATGGATAAAGCATATAGCCTCTTTCTGCATGCTACCCGACTCGATTTAGATGACTATAATAACGAACTGGAGCAAGGGCTACATATCACTAGCATGGCAGGCAGTTGGCTAGCCATCGTAAGAGGATTTGCCGGAATGCAAATAGAAGAAAGTATGCTAAGTTTTACTCCTCGTATTCCTGACAAATGGAATAGCTGCTCTTTCAATATTTATTTTAGAGGACGTACGCTGAATCTTTTCATGGATAAAAATCAGACCTCCTTTTCACTGATTACAGGAGAGAATATTGAAGTATTAATATATGATCAGAAGCACCTGATTAGTCAAGAACAGAGCTTAAGTATTCCTATGCTGAAAACCGCCCCTACTCACTAA
- a CDS encoding RagB/SusD family nutrient uptake outer membrane protein has translation MKLRYLKSLVPVATLALVLGLTSCVNDLDVNPIDPSTTMKFNQNEVFTKIYATMGLTGQEGPAGSGDVDGLDEGTSDFVRLLWNLNELPTDEADCNWGDVGIPELNHAAWGASHSQITGLYYRLYFDITLCNFFLEKTDGLTDSESVAQRAETRFIRALNYYYLLDMFGNVPFTTKVSLEKPSQINRADLFDFVESELLAAEPDMLEPRTNTYGRADKAAAWLLLARLYLNAEVYTGTAHWTEAATYAQKVMGSGYTLCGTYKHLFMADNNGSSVNKANTEIILPILQDGVTTKNYGGALFLIASTHKDDMTFYGTTEGWAGNRCRQQMMEKFFPNLDAPNVDAAAMVVAAKDDRALFYGIDRTLSLDDESKFVSGFSCAKYSNVRADGASTHDSKFVDMDVPFMRVAEANLIFAEATLRASNGVSSKPVADAINALRIRAHAKTETSYTLNTILDEWSREFAFEGRRRSDLIRFGKFGGTSDYTWQWKGGVKDGTTFSANYNLYPIPTNDLNSNSNLVQNKGY, from the coding sequence ATGAAATTGAGATATTTAAAATCATTGGTACCTGTAGCTACTTTAGCTTTAGTACTTGGTCTCACTTCTTGTGTGAATGATCTGGATGTAAATCCAATTGATCCCAGCACAACCATGAAATTCAATCAGAATGAAGTCTTTACAAAAATATACGCCACGATGGGACTAACCGGACAGGAAGGTCCTGCCGGTAGTGGAGATGTCGATGGCTTGGATGAAGGAACTTCTGACTTTGTTCGTTTGCTCTGGAATTTGAATGAACTTCCTACGGATGAAGCTGATTGTAATTGGGGAGACGTAGGTATCCCGGAACTTAATCATGCTGCTTGGGGGGCTTCTCATAGCCAGATTACCGGCCTTTACTATCGTCTGTACTTCGATATAACTTTATGTAACTTCTTTTTAGAAAAGACAGATGGACTGACGGATAGTGAGTCGGTGGCTCAACGAGCAGAGACTCGTTTTATTCGCGCATTGAACTATTACTATTTGCTTGATATGTTTGGCAATGTTCCTTTTACAACGAAAGTGTCTCTTGAAAAGCCTTCACAGATTAATCGAGCTGATTTATTTGATTTTGTTGAGTCTGAATTACTTGCTGCAGAGCCCGATATGCTAGAACCACGCACCAATACTTATGGACGTGCGGATAAAGCAGCCGCATGGTTGCTGTTGGCACGTCTCTATTTGAATGCTGAAGTTTATACTGGTACGGCTCATTGGACGGAGGCTGCTACTTATGCACAGAAGGTGATGGGCTCTGGTTATACTTTATGCGGAACTTACAAACATCTTTTCATGGCCGACAATAATGGTAGTTCAGTGAATAAGGCAAATACGGAAATCATTTTGCCAATTCTTCAGGATGGAGTAACAACCAAAAATTATGGTGGAGCTTTGTTCCTTATTGCTTCTACTCATAAAGATGATATGACTTTTTATGGAACTACAGAAGGATGGGCTGGAAACCGTTGTCGTCAACAGATGATGGAGAAGTTCTTCCCCAATTTAGATGCACCTAATGTAGATGCTGCTGCGATGGTCGTTGCGGCTAAAGATGACAGGGCTTTGTTTTACGGAATAGATCGCACTTTGTCTCTTGATGATGAATCAAAATTTGTGTCAGGTTTTTCTTGTGCTAAATATTCTAATGTGAGAGCGGATGGAGCTTCTACACATGATTCCAAATTTGTGGATATGGATGTACCTTTTATGCGCGTGGCAGAAGCTAACCTGATCTTTGCAGAGGCTACGCTTAGAGCAAGTAATGGGGTTAGCAGCAAACCTGTTGCGGATGCGATAAATGCGTTGCGTATACGTGCTCATGCTAAAACGGAAACATCTTATACACTGAATACTATTCTTGATGAATGGTCCAGAGAATTTGCTTTTGAAGGTCGCCGTCGTTCGGATTTAATTCGTTTTGGAAAATTTGGAGGTACTTCGGATTATACATGGCAGTGGAAAGGTGGAGTAAAAGATGGCACAACTTTTAGCGCCAACTATAATCTATATCCGATACCAACTAATGACTTGAACTCGAACTCTAATCTGGTACAGAATAAGGGTTACTAA